A region of Dictyostelium discoideum AX4 chromosome 1 chromosome, whole genome shotgun sequence DNA encodes the following proteins:
- the cmbC gene encoding hypothetical protein has translation MKLLFVLLSLLLIFSVLVQSETAYFGLKTHGDHNDFIFKLTDSKKIQMARDILSGKESNEVHVMGRIKKRPESYNPKFSFILDPDTITFFAMAIEVCDASTIYVEDHLDEACGAFLPGCFWCPWSSKLTREIKV, from the exons atgaaattgttatttgttttattatctcttcttttaatattttcagtATTGGTACAATCTGAAACAGCCtattttggtttaaaaacCCATGGTGAccataatgattttattttcaaattaacagattccaaaaaaattcaaatggcCAGAGATATTTTGTCTGGAA agGAAAGCAATGAAGTTCATGTAATGGGTAGAATTAAAAAGAGACCTGAAAGCTATAATCCAA AGTTTTCCTTTATTCTTGACCCAGATACAATCACATTTTTTGCCATGGCTATTGAAGTTTGTGATGCTTCAACTATTTATGTAGAAGATCACCTTGATGAGGCCTGTGGTG CTTTCCTCCCAGG TTGCTTCTGGTGCCCATGGTCTTCAAAATTAACAAGAGAAATTAAAGTTTAA